From the Desulfosarcina sp. BuS5 genome, one window contains:
- a CDS encoding 6-phosphofructokinase, which produces MEKNGNRKPRIAILTGGGDVPGLNACIKTVVYRAHNEGINVIGIKRGWAGILEYNPDDPDTHSKCMQNLKISDVRAIDRSGGTFLHTSRTNPMAVKEKNLPYFLREEFKKGTRDFTPQILKNLEHMEIDAIIPIGGDDTLSFAERLYNEGFPVIAIPKTMDNDVVGTDYCIGFSTAITRSVTLINALRTPTGSHERIAVVEMFGRYSGETSLIAAYLSGVDRAIISEVPFDPKRLAELIMHDKRTNPGNYAMLTISEGAKMIGEEVFLSGEADAYGHKRLGGIGEETGALLKELTGADILNQRLSYLMRSGAPDSLDLMVAVNFANMAIDLFIDGVFGRLVALNHGIYTNIPLSIISTGQKRADIREFYEIDEYRPKVRHVAGKPMFLY; this is translated from the coding sequence TAGCCATCCTCACAGGTGGAGGTGATGTACCCGGACTTAATGCGTGCATCAAGACGGTGGTCTACAGGGCACATAATGAGGGGATCAATGTAATCGGTATCAAACGAGGATGGGCCGGTATTTTGGAATATAATCCTGATGACCCCGACACACATTCCAAGTGTATGCAAAATTTAAAAATATCGGATGTCAGGGCCATAGACCGTTCAGGGGGGACATTTCTGCATACTTCGCGAACAAACCCCATGGCTGTCAAAGAAAAAAATCTCCCTTATTTTTTAAGGGAAGAGTTTAAAAAAGGGACCAGGGACTTCACACCACAAATCTTGAAAAACCTGGAGCACATGGAGATTGACGCCATCATTCCAATAGGGGGGGATGACACCCTCAGTTTTGCAGAAAGGCTGTACAATGAAGGGTTCCCGGTAATCGCCATCCCCAAGACAATGGATAATGATGTTGTTGGCACAGACTACTGCATAGGCTTTTCAACGGCTATTACCAGGAGTGTCACACTCATAAATGCACTCAGGACTCCCACCGGTTCCCATGAAAGGATTGCCGTGGTTGAGATGTTCGGCAGGTATTCCGGTGAGACATCCTTGATAGCGGCGTACCTGTCAGGTGTGGATCGCGCCATTATTTCCGAGGTTCCCTTTGATCCCAAGAGACTGGCAGAATTAATCATGCATGATAAAAGGACCAACCCCGGGAATTATGCCATGCTCACTATTTCCGAAGGGGCAAAGATGATAGGAGAAGAGGTGTTTCTCTCAGGAGAAGCGGACGCCTATGGCCATAAAAGATTGGGAGGGATCGGCGAGGAGACCGGGGCCTTACTCAAAGAACTCACGGGAGCGGATATACTAAATCAAAGACTCTCCTATCTTATGAGAAGTGGCGCTCCTGATTCCCTGGACTTGATGGTGGCCGTTAATTTTGCCAATATGGCCATAGATCTCTTCATCGATGGTGTCTTCGGTCGTCTAGTGGCACTCAATCATGGCATATATACGAATATTCCCCTAAGCATCATTTCTACAGGTCAAAAAAGGGCCGATATAAGGGAATTCTATGAAATCGATGAATACAGGCCAAAGGTGCGGCATGTTGCCGGT